In Hirundo rustica isolate bHirRus1 chromosome 4, bHirRus1.pri.v3, whole genome shotgun sequence, a genomic segment contains:
- the ASCL4 gene encoding achaete-scute homolog 4, with product MDSTKDNDKLLKRIAFPGAVSLANSHTHPHGVPLREPFGVPFHLDPSYWEQAYSGHTGHISYIPFPGYMGIYDYSSEPAFIRKRNERERQRVRCVNEGYTRLREHLPKEFTDKRLSKVETLRAAISYIKHLQSLLDCHPLGSTSKEMLSAKECPGTPSPASPRECNSDGESKTSSASSPYSEFGETGS from the coding sequence atggACAGCACTAAAGACAATGATAAACTATTGAAGAGGATTGCATTTccaggagctgtgtccctgGCTAACAGCCACACGCACCCCCATGGGGTACCCCTGAGAGAGCCCTTTGGGGTTCCCTTCCACCTGGACCCATCTTATTGGGAGCAAGCCTATAGTGGGCACACGGGTCACATCTCCTACATCCCATTTCCTGGCTACATGGGCATCTATGACTATTCCTCCGAGCCCGCCTTCATTCGGAAGAGGAACGAGAGGGAGAGGCAGCGGGTGCGCTGCGTGAACGAGGGCTACACGCGCCTGAGGGAGCACCTGCCCAAGGAATTCACTGACAAGCGTCTCAGCAAAGTGGAGACCCTGAGAGCTGCAATAAGCTACATCAAACACCTGCAGAGCTTGCTGGACTGCCATCCCTTAGGCTCTACCAGCAAGGAAATGCTCTCTGCCAAGGAGTGCCCAGGAACTCCCAGTCCGGCTTCCCCGCGGGAGTGCAACAGCGATGGAGAGTCCAAAACTTCTTCAGCGTCATCCCCCTACAGTGAATTTGGGGAGACAGGCAGCTAG
- the PRDM4 gene encoding PR domain zinc finger protein 4 yields the protein MHPRMNEMSLSPVGMDQLTSSSVSNALPVSGSHLGLAASPTHNAIPAPGLPVAIPNLGPSLSSLPSALSLMLPMGIGDRGVMCGIPERNYTLPPPPYPHLESSYFRHILPGILSYLADRPPPQYIHPNTINVDSNPALSVSNNPSGLDPYQPSGTVGLEPGIVSMDSRAVNTHGPQNLHPSDSHEVALDTAITMESVSRVTSPISTDGMTEELTMDDVAGDPTQIPNGSRSHEPLAVDAVGSNLTSDAVGHGGVIPIHSSTLELPVVMEPDHIAGRVTGISDSTLNDPIHTVAMSTNSVSVALPTSHNLASLDSVALHEVGLSLEPVAVSSISQEVAMGPSHVDVSADNLAFVPSSLQMEDSNSNKENMATLFTIWCTLCDKAYPSDCPDHGPVTFVPDSPIESRARLSLPKQLLLRQSIMGAEAGVWTRETIPVRTCFGPLIGQQSHSLEVADWTDKAASHIWKMYHNGVLEFCIIAADENECNWMMFVHKARNREEQNLVAYPHDGKIYFCTSRDIPPEHELLFYYSRDYARQLGVPEHPDAHICHCGKECASYADFKAHLSSHIHNHLPSQGHSSNHGPGHGKERKWKCSMCPQAFISPSKLHVHFMGHMGMKPHKCDFCSKAFSDPSNLRTHLKIHTGQKNYRCTLCDKSFTQKAHLESHMVIHTGEKNLKCDYCEKLFMRRQDLKQHVLTHTQERQIKCPKCDKLFLRTNHLKKHLNSHEGKRDYVCEKCSKAYLTKYHLTRHLKICKGPTSSLSAPEEEEEEDSEEELIDSMRTEDCRINNGVYSTGDVLSGHK from the exons ATGCACCCCAG AATGAATGAAATGAGCTTGAGTCCTGTAGGGATGGACCAGCTGACCTCCTCCTCTGTGAGCAATGCCCTGCCAGTCTCAGGAAGTCACTTGGGCTTGGCAGCATCACCCACTCACAACGCCATACCAGCACCAG GTTTGCCTGTTGCAATTCCAAACCTGGGCCCCTCCTTAAGTTCCTTGCCCTCTGCTCTGTCTCTGATGCTCCCAATGGGTATTGGGGATCGAGGAGTGATGTGTGGTATACCAGAGAGAAACTACACCCTACCTCCACCACCCTACCCTCACCTGGAGAGCAGCTATTTCAGACACATTCTACCTG GTATCTTATCTTACTTGGCTGACAGACCACCACCTCAGTACATCCATCCCAACACTATAAATGTTGACAGCAATCCAGCATTGTCAGTCTCCAACAATCCCTCAGGCCTGGATCCCTACCAGCCCAGTGGGACCGTGGGGCTGGAACCAGGGATCGTCTCCATGGACTCCCGCGCAGTGAACACACATGGTCCTCAAAATCTGCATCCTAGTGACAGCCATGAGGTAGCACTGGATACCGCAATCACCATGGAGAGCGTTTCGAGGGTGACCAGCCCCATCTCTACAGACGGGATGACAGAGGAGCTTACAATGGATGATGTAGCTGGGGATCCCACGCAGATCCCGAATGGCTCCCGGAGCCATGAACCTTTAGCCGTAGACGCAGTGGGGAGTAACTTGACATCAGACGCTGTGGGACACGGCGGCGTCATTCCCATTCACAGTAGCACTTTGGAACTCCCTGTGGTCATGGAGCCCGACCACATTGCTGGGCGGGTGACAGGGATATCGGACAGCACACTAAATGACCCCATTCATACTGTGGCCATGAGCACCAACTCTGTGAGTGTGGCGCTCCCTACCTCACACAACCTCGCTTCTCTGGACTCAGTAGCCTTGCATGAAGTGGGTCTCAGCCTGGAGCCTGTGGCAGTGTCTTCCATAAGTCAGGAAGTAGCCATGGGGCCAAGCCATGTTGATGTGTCTGCAGACAATCTTGCCTTTGTACCATCATCTCTGCAAATGGAAGACTCCAATTCCAACAAGGAGAACATGGCAACCTTGTTTACCATAT GGTGCACACTGTGTGACAAGGCGTACCCGTCAGACTGCCCGGACCATGGGCCCGTCACCTTTGTCCCCGATAGCCCAATCGAGAGCCGAGCCAGGCTGTCCCTCCCGAAGCAGCTGCTCCTCCGGCAGTCTATCATGGGAGCTGAGGCGG GTGTGTGGACACGAGAAACCATTCCTGTGAGGACTTGCTTTGGACCTTTGATTGGACAGCAGAGCCATTCTCTGGAGGTGGCTGACTGGACTGACAAAGCAGCCAGTCACATCTGGAAG ATGTATCACAACGGTGTCCTGGAGTTCTGCATCATCGCAGCTGATGAAAATGAATGTAACTGGATGATGTTTGTACACAAAGCCAG GAACCGGGAAGAGCAGAACCTGGTAGCTTATCCTCACGATGGAAAAATTTACTTCTGCACCTCTCGGGACATCCCCCCTGAACACGAGCTTCTCTTCTATTACAGTCGGGACTATGCACGACAGCTTG GTGTCCCTGAGCATCCGGACGCGCATATCTGCCACTGCGGGAAGGAATGCGCTTCCTACGCGGACTTCAAGGCCCATTTGAGCAGCCATATTCACAACCACCTCCCCAGTCAGGGGCACAGCAGCAACCACGGGCCAGGCCACGGCAAGGAGAGGAAGTGGAAGTGCTCCATGTGCCCCCAGGCTTTCATCTCCCCTTCCAAGCTGCACGTGCACTTCATGGGGCACATGGGCATGAAGCCGCACAAGTGCGATTTCTGTAGCAAAGCTTTCAGCGATCCAAGCAATTTACGGACACACCTTAAGATCCATACAG GTCAGAAGAATTACCGCTGCACCCTCTGTGACAAATCGTTCACGCAGAAGGCTCACCTGGAGTCGCACATGGtcatccacaccggggagaagAACCTCAAGTGCGATTACTGTGAGAAGCTCTTCATGCGGAGGCAGGACCTCAAGCAGCATGTCCTCACTCACACACA AGAACGGCAGATCAAGTGCCCCAAGTGTGACAAGCTGTTTCTGAGGACAAATCACCTGAAGAAGCACCTCAATTCACATGAAGGAAAGAGGGACTATGTCTGTGAAAAATGCTCCAAGGCTTATCTAACCAAATATCACCTAACTCGgcacttaaaaatatgtaaaggCCCCACATCCAGTCTGTCAGCcccagaggaggaagaggaagaggattCAGAGGAGGAATTAATAGACTCCATGAGGACTGAAGACTGTAGGATTAACAATGGAGTCTATTCAACAGGTGATGTTCTCTCTGGACACAAATGA